The genomic segment CACCTCCACTCCGAGCCGCTCCTCGGGGTCGTTAGCTGGCATGGTGGGTCAGCTCCCCGGGACGATACGCTTTTTAATCGTTATTCATGATAGAATAACGCTCAGCTAGGAGGTGAGCGCATGAGGGGACTCAAGCTGGCCGCGCTGATCATGATCGCTTTAATCGTCGCGGGTCTGTCCTATTCAATCATTCCATCATTCAAAACAGGGAGAAAACAACCTGCCGAGGGATCGGGAGCTGATAGCAAGGCCGGGAACAACCCCAAGGGAGTGATAGTGGTTCTCCACGCGGGCTCCCTCACCTCACCCCTGGAGGAGGTGAAGAGGGAGTACGAGAGGAGGAACCCGAACGTTGAGATCAGGCTTGAGGCCAGTGGGAGCGCCGAAGCCATCAGAAAGGTGACAGAGCTGAAGAAGAGAGCTGATATTGTGATGTCAGCGGATTACCATCTGATTGAGACGATGATGATCCCGGATCACGCTTCTTGGTACGTGATCTTCGCGTCGAACCAACTGGTTCTGGCCTACGGGAGGGGGAGCAAGTACTCCGGTGAGGTGAACGGCAGCAACTGGTACGAGATTCTGATGAGAAAGGACGTTAGGATTGGAATTTCCGATCCAAACAAGGATCCTTGCGGCTATAGGGCATTGATGTCCATTCTTCTAGCTGAAAAACTCTACAGAGTACCTCTGAGCTCCATACTGACTGAGGGGACCAACGTGAGGGTGAGAGGCACAGAGGCATGGGTTCCGGATCCGATCGAGGGATCTGGGAGGGTCATCATAAGGCCCAAGAGCGTTGAGCTCCTCTCCTTGCTCGAGGCTGGGATCATAGACTACGCTTTTGAGTACAAGAGCGTCGCGGTCCAGCATGGACTCAGCTACGTTGAGCTCCCCCAAGAGATAAGCTTCTCCTCTCCGGAGCTTGAGGACCTTTACTCCCTGGCCGTCGTTCACCTCAACGCCGGGCGGGATGAGGTGGTGGTGAGGGGGAGCGCTATAGCATACGCCCTCACGGTTCCCAAGGTATCCGAGAACGAGGGGGCGGCTATCGACTTCCTGAGGTTCCTGCTCACCGAGGGGCTGAGGATATTTGAGGAGCAGGGGCAGCCTCCTCTCAGACCGCCGCTTGGCTTCGGTGAGGTGCCTGCCAAGCTCAAGGACCTGGTTGAGGTGAGGGGTTGAGTTGAGGGCCTCGTCCCTGATGATAAGCTTCTCAATAGCGGGCTCCCTCCTGATACTCTTCCTCCTGATCCCCCTGATCTCGCTCCTCTACGGAGTATCTTTGAGCGACCTGATGAGGTATGGGCTGAGCGAGGACGCCGTGAACGCTCTAATAATAGCCCTAGCGGCCTCCTCCCTGTCCACGATCCTGCTCCTGATATTCGGGATCCCCCTATCCTATCTCATCGCGAGGAGGGACTTCCCCGGCAGGGGGTTGGTAAGGTCCATCATGGACGTCCCCCTCGCAATCCCCCACGGCGTGAGCGGGATAGCCATACTACTGGCGTACAACTCCAGGGCGCCCCTGGGATCCCTGCTGGCCAAGGTGGGCCTTGCGATGGAGGACTCCTTCTGGGGGATAGTCGCGGTCATGTGCTTCGTGGCCGCCCCCCTCATGATAGACACGCTGACCGACGGCTTCCTCTCCGTGGATCCGGACCTCGAGCACGTGGCGAGGAGCCTGGGGGCCACGGAGTGGGAGAG from the Candidatus Korarchaeota archaeon NZ13-K genome contains:
- a CDS encoding tungstate ABC transporter substrate-binding protein WtpA produces the protein MRGLKLAALIMIALIVAGLSYSIIPSFKTGRKQPAEGSGADSKAGNNPKGVIVVLHAGSLTSPLEEVKREYERRNPNVEIRLEASGSAEAIRKVTELKKRADIVMSADYHLIETMMIPDHASWYVIFASNQLVLAYGRGSKYSGEVNGSNWYEILMRKDVRIGISDPNKDPCGYRALMSILLAEKLYRVPLSSILTEGTNVRVRGTEAWVPDPIEGSGRVIIRPKSVELLSLLEAGIIDYAFEYKSVAVQHGLSYVELPQEISFSSPELEDLYSLAVVHLNAGRDEVVVRGSAIAYALTVPKVSENEGAAIDFLRFLLTEGLRIFEEQGQPPLRPPLGFGEVPAKLKDLVEVRG
- a CDS encoding ABC transporter permease subunit, with amino-acid sequence MRASSLMISFSIAGSLLILFLLIPLISLLYGVSLSDLMRYGLSEDAVNALIIALAASSLSTILLLIFGIPLSYLIARRDFPGRGLVRSIMDVPLAIPHGVSGIAILLAYNSRAPLGSLLAKVGLAMEDSFWGIVAVMCFVAAPLMIDTLTDGFLSVDPDLEHVARSLGATEWESLARVTLPLALRSIVTASIMAWARGLSEVGAILIVAYYPKSINVLIMDRFWTYGLNAARATALPLLSLSLACFILLKWLSGRR